The genomic window GCGTTGATTTCCGATCGCTGGGCCAGGAGCTTGTTGCGCTCCTCGGTCGTCACCCCCGGCTCGGGGGTCTCGCCAGGACCGGGCGCGGTGCCGAGTTCGAGGAGTTGCGCGCGCACATCTGTCAGCCGTTCCGAGATCGAGCTCAGGATTTTGGCAAGTCCGGTCTGAACCTGGTCCACCTCGGTCTGCAGCCTCACCAACGTATCGGTGCCCGGTGAAGCCTCGGCAATTGTCGCGGTGACGGTTGCAAGCGACTGCGAGAACCCGTCAAGCTGATCCTTCATGTCCTGAAAGAACGGATCGAGCGCCGGTTGCTCTGTTTCCGCCGGGCCGGCCGCCTGCGGCTGACCGGGTTCGCCTGTGGCCGGCGCGGCGGAAGCATCGTTGGCAGCCTGCGGGCTTGCGGCCGGGGCGGCCGTTTCGAATGCCTGCTGGGCGTGGACGTCCATGACCGGCAGCGCGAAGACAAGCGCCAGCGCCAGACATAAAATGTTGAAAACCCCTGCCCTCGCGCCGCCTCGCCAAATCAAACCGCCGGCCCTTCCTTCTGTCCTGCACGGGAGCTCTTGAGGAGCAGCGCGTCATTTTGATGGCAGCAGCGGCTGCCAAGGCCGTCTTTCGTCACTTCTGACCCCAGCCGGTATTTTCATCGCTCGAAAGATAGCGCCGCTCGTCGGGGGTCGAACGGCGCTTCAGGATCGCGTTGCGGTGCGGAAAGCGGCCGAACCGGGCGATCACGTCCCGGTGGCTTTCGGCGAAGCGGGTATATTCCTCGTTGCCGAGCGCCTTGAAAAGCTCGACGGAGCGTTTCTGGTCCTTCAGCTTTTCGGAATGCTCGAACGGCATATAGAAGAAGGCGCGCCGGTCCTCCGGCACCGCGGCATCGGCGCCGCTGGCCACCGCGAATTTGGCTTCCCTCAGCGCCAGCCGGTCGGTGGCAAAGGCCATCGGCGTCGCGCGGTAGATATTGCGGGGGAACTGATCGAGCACGATCACGGCGGCAAGCTGCGCCTCGGGGCTCGCGCGCCACGCGCCGTCGACCTTTTGCGCCAGAGCCTTGTGAGTGGAGAAGAAGCGATAGAGGATAGCGCGGTCGAGCGCTGCCACATCGTCGGGCTGGAACCAGTCCTTCGGCGTCAGTTCCTCAAACCAGAATGCAAGCACCTGTTCGGGAACCGCCGCCTCACTGATGAATTCGCTCATGTCGCCTCTCCTCGGCTGTTGCAGTTCTGCTTGCGCATGACAGAGGGGGACGATACATTTTCATGCAGTTCCGCTCAAGCAAGACATTTGCGAGACATATATGCCTGAACCAGCCGGATCGCGGCGCGGCGTCACCGTCGTCACATCATTGATCTTCGTGATCCTGTTGTTGCTGGCGATCCGGGGGGCGGGGACATTTCTCAAGCCGGTGGCGCTGGCGCTGTTCATCATCGCCGTCACCTGGCCGATCAAGAATGCGCTGCAGAAATTCATGCCGTCGCTGGCGGCGCTGACGATCACCGTCATTTCCACGATCGTCGTGTTCGTGATCTTCGCCACGCTGGTGATCTGGGGATTCACCCGGGTCGCGACGTCGTTCATCGAGGCGGCGTGGCAGCTCCAGGCCGCCTATCAGGACGCCGTCGCGTGGTTCGATGG from Martelella sp. NC20 includes these protein-coding regions:
- a CDS encoding DUF924 family protein; translation: MSEFISEAAVPEQVLAFWFEELTPKDWFQPDDVAALDRAILYRFFSTHKALAQKVDGAWRASPEAQLAAVIVLDQFPRNIYRATPMAFATDRLALREAKFAVASGADAAVPEDRRAFFYMPFEHSEKLKDQKRSVELFKALGNEEYTRFAESHRDVIARFGRFPHRNAILKRRSTPDERRYLSSDENTGWGQK